The stretch of DNA TTTCCGCTGGACTTGTTGTTAAAATTTACacatttattgatatttattaaaaaccaaaaaaaaattttgctgATAAAGGCAGTATAGCTGAACACAACAATAAAAGttataagaatattatttatgtgtctGTTTTTTTGAAAACACTAATCTCCAGAATTACTGGATACTGTGGAACATCATGAAACTTTCACGAATGTCATCAGCTAAGACTGAAGCAACATATAGACTGTACTTAATCAAAATTGATACACTGCAAAAAAAGTTAAGTTTTTGCTTGTTcagattataaataaacattcatacACATGAACCCTAATAATTTATGTGAACAAAGTTACAGGTACAGCTAGTTTAAATAcatattgaatatttacatGAATAATGTTCAGTTgtttacataaataactttataaattttatatccaATGTTGGGCCACCTCTCAgatttataattgttatatgAAACACTTACTACTAATTGTAATTAGATCTCTTCCCGAACACTGTTGCTGATgctattaattaatgttttaattgaaattgGGAGTTTGAACTTAGTGTTTAACCTGTGtaatacaaacaatttattaagttttttgtgTGAACACAATATGTTAACTTAAACactgataattaatataaaacttgtAACTATTATTAAGTAGTATTGATAAATTAGTCACGTACTGTACGGTGGTAACTGACAACCAGTCCAATCCCTTATGAAGTTAATTCTTTATATTGAAcacttaagaaaataaatgctgtCAAAGTTTATACATAAAATCTTTTAGGTTCCTATTCAGATTTAAGCTTCTATTATGTACAATACATAGTTTCACAGGACATTACACCATAATTACTACTCGATACAGTCGGTCTATTAGGACTTCATATGCCTCTCAAAGTTCGATCGATTTAATATGTTTCAACTAACCAGTTTGTGTATCTATGAATGGCATACGCATTCTCCTTTCCGCACATAATCTCGAGTTGAATGTTGAAGAGTTTTCAATAATTTCTTTGTAGCTTGGATCatgtaaaaaactgaaaaaatgcAATGAAAACATTTATGAACAACACCCACAATTCGACGATTTAATGGAAGAAAAATACTTATTGGAATGGAATACAGCATTTAACGTGAGGCtttatatttaagttataaCCTAAACCATATTGTAACTTTAGCACAAACCTTTCTAttttagatatatttgattcatTTGCAACTTGTACTTCCGTGGCCGCCATTTTAAGACGCCaactaaaataatttcattttgatAATAGATTTGGTTGTTGGTATGGTAGGCATTGAGTACATAATACATCAATCCGCAGAAAATCTGCTGCAGGAAAATTGTAACTGCGGGGTTGGAAGCTTGTGATCACACATGACTAAATTGGATTCAATCTGACTGACGACTCGTAGTGTAGTGAGGACATAAGTCGCACGTTTCTATGAGTGTATAGATGTTTCTAGTCACCTAAATTGCTTATAATATTCATCGGCTtcttgcaaaattattattataataatattattataagtgttttatattataattattttataacaataattaaatatatgctaAGCAAAACTCTATAGAtcctttgattttaaataaacgtaaaaaaatacagtaattaaatgtaaatttactaaaactaaatttgCGTCTAAACAGTTTGATGCACAGGCTACTAAATTATACAATACcgcaaataaaatcttaaatatatacacaaagACATATAGGGAATGTAAAACTAGCGTTACAAAATGgctgaaaattattaattacttagaaACTGAAAActtgataaattaataaaagtaaaatagtgtaaatctgtgttctaaaaaaaattattatattatattttagttgtaattatagtatagtatattatatgaatagataattaaattGCACTTGCTGTAATTTGATTGTTATCTAAATATCGCAGTTTGAACattttactattaaataaatattcgtaaAACTACAAATTACCTTAGTTCATAGTTACAGTGGTCGCACATTCTTGAGACAATGATAagtgtttttatgtaggtatattatttacaagtttagtcagagccacgcaaatattaatctaccttcaatattgaaacaatgtttagtttgtttattttatgcctaagattggtttatttaagtataatttatgtttttgttaaatgtgtaagcattcttatccgttggaaagagcggtcCTCCCTAACACAGGTTCTGCGAAAGGTACTTAAAAGGGAAGTCCTTTAAGtactatttactaaaatgctaaataaataaatttttgatttgatttaagtgATCTTCCTTagatatgatgatgatgtataTTTTCATGATAATATGTAGGTGTTAGGTATAAGGAAGAATTTTAATTAAGAATTCGGTCAGAATTGACTTTTGCACCATGCTAAAATATAACACTTGGCACACGTGACGGCAACCAAATCattgaagtgaaaattctttagaatcgttgtgatttcaaaccggatgcaacggacaAAACGACGGGTAatagacacaaatacaaaaatgtgtaggatgaagccggcaaagaatgagacagaaatatgcatactattgaagtgaaaacttctttatcatcgttgtgatttgaaagtcgatgaaacgaaaaagcgacagtaaaaagagcagtcacatcaattcataatatttaacatgggaaaTAGGAAGTGTTATCataatacagtgttttggtaccaggcgatcatagttagagaagagattgtcttaagtatggcgggaggcttaatatattctgactccaagcgcacgacgtattactacatagacaccaggagaacataatattattatatatattagtagtggtaggaatgtctttcatagcggttgaaatcatttgtcatcctagcaacacatACCAGGAAtccatatgcagtttagaggttcatgcaccatgcaggtttcacttgtgacatgtgtactttttttttttaataaacttactATTGTAGTTACTAATAGAACGTaatataaaagaattgttatttcttatttatataatattaatgatatattaCTTTACAGtaagattattttttcaaattttaaaacaataaagtcCCGCTTAAAGAAGTAACGATaaggtatttaaaatatattttggtagGTAACTTATTCGTATACCtacgttatttttaaaataatataatattaagaacatacttttatataataaaataataaatacttttcgAAACCGTTAAAtgatatagaaaataatttctatcaaattttttatatactaaATGCTAAATAGCTTTCAATCAATTGCATTAAAACTTCTTTCTTTTAGAAGAAACTGCCGCCTCTGCTAAATTTGTGGTGTTCAATGTTGCATTCTACGCGTCCAGACATTGAGTGTTAAAATATACTCAGTAGACGTCGGTCACGAAAAGAACACGGACGCAAAATAAATTTAGCCAAGTGAATTGAAGCGGAGCGATTACACATATCCTAAGTCATTTCAATTTAGGATATAGTTCGCCTACCAACATGACTAAATTGGAGCCAACATGTTCTAAGTTCTGTTTTCTGCAGATTGAATAGTATAATAAAAGTTCATAATAGGATCTTGGTGTGATGCATACGATCGtcgttttgacatttttttgacCAGCGACAATGATTGACATAGAATTTTTCAAGTTGGTGCAAATCTAgctatcaataaataaatttaaatcttttattaaacgcagacttatgtcgaaggcttattacagtattgaagattatgtaaacgatattacaatatggaattaaattgtattatagtcaatgatattatatacaataaagaggtagatatcgcactagcgTGCGCAAATtgttgcagacaaattcagacaatagattaatcaaccagaagtgaaatcgtaggcaAAATACATAGCGTTAGTAAAAGCTTGATTgcggaacttgagttttcttgttagtgagcgtctttctaaaataatattacgatgattataataagttctggctttcaaagtcttataataaaggttataaagaatgagattagtaatagcaggctatttgatattttattagtaatcaATCTTcgaatgtatgtaacgtaccaggaggtatactcgcaaaatcgacaacgacacattcggaacgatactatgatcgaggtagtatattttaggacaatttaggaaatgatgtaaaaaatgCCTTggtgcagtgaatgtaatacgagatattttttaataaacatgtgcgtatataggtagctgaactatcaaactacaaaaacaagttttagggtaggtagcggacgtagacaataagtgctatttgcttacgtatgggtttttcagtaacactgctcTTTCgctatatcccttgctaactgcagaagaatgaatggatcattttctttttcttctatatcttattgtaataaatcctcaacaaaaagacatttataaataatatagtaaacaagaataattgtaaacttaaaacttttttggAGCCGtctttagtaaaattgtaaaaatggagcccttattgttaatacatttcggtttgttttgatatgtctgtatgttttttattattttatgtacaaataatttacatcATCAATATggctttatattataatcaatattaaatatttttttttataaaattaataagactTTATGTATCTAATATCAATGTAGTTTTACTgctttataacttttactacctacatgaactcatgaatgaatcgtgttttaggcataaatcacggtgtacggtaaaaatgATATCTATTGCTTTATTCTATGTTTTTGTTactcaaatacgaagcaattagcaaaatagacttatctctttttcgcttgccataattgcatttactatccttttttgacgtgtaatcgtaatgtagtgtgctattgcaatgttaaattattaatgtgtgcgtttgtatatcatttacaaacaccgaatgttgtctaggtaacctatctatacttttaaatatcattgataatAGCATATTATGAGATTAGTGAATAATACTTAGAATATTCAATATTCTAAGGATTAATAGGAATTTTACGCATCCATGCTTCATAGTAAGCACTAATACTGCATTTTTTATGGAGCGTAAGGGTCATCTAATACACAGTGATCAAAGCCACCCTCATTCTCCTGCAGAGAAACCAGATAGTGTTGCCAGAATTTTAGTATttactacacggccacattatctctggacctcgctggaacgtgaagccctaACGGCAACTGCAGTTTTATTACCGTTAGGTACcaacatgtcgtgatattttcgtgctatcactgtgTTGCTTTTGAAgatttcattgttacgttttgacttttgttgttagtTCCTGGTGTTCTGTGTCACTCTAACAGTTCAaccagaaaaataaaatctttgtttacctaacccagattctttcattcaataaaataataataatctgccacacaccgcattaacattttcagcCTACTTAGCTATTTTAACTTGTTTCTGCCAGATCTTGGATTAGGAACAATCTTACAAAACCTGCTACCTTACAATCCGCACGATGACATAGGTTTAATGTATTTACGTTTGTAGTTTATCCAAAGCTACTTATGTCATGCTTCTCTATTTTTGACGACTTTAACTtcgaataaataaacaaatataagaaatataataagtataccTATGACTGGAACAAAACCGTATAACCCGTTACCAACTGAATGTCTTTGCCAACCACGAAAATCCGGCTGGCCAGTTCATGTTTTGTACTTAAAAAATAGCGACTAACGTGAGAGCAGTGTATTTCGTTTcaaagatttataaaaaatacctcACTacctcaataatatattttatttaagaataagcaGAAATTACATATGTAAAAACTAGTATACTATTCATCTATTAGTTTTAGTACCCTTTAAATAACTACACCCTAAATAAGAGCTAAAATATGCAACTGGCAATTTGGCAACAAAAAATTACGTCAGGCTTGTGACTGGTCATCAATGGACGAATCGTGTAAGTGGCGCATTTTCAGTAATAGGTGATTGGAGGTCTCCGAATATTACACTGATTATTGGTTCCCGTGTTTTAAATAACTTTGTCGCGGCTAATCTGTTTATgaagttaaattttaaattaattatttttttcaaacaaggcatacaattttttttctatattacgACGTCCGTACTTGAGAATTGTGATTATACAAAATGTCGGTTTGCTTCTTCGTTCCAGCGTAAGTGAATTTAATGAACATTAAACTACTACAACTCTTACTagtcttaaaaaataaatactttttcaaTTTGAGCcaacataatatcataatatattttgtaacttaaCTAACTTTGGTTTATCTTAACCTTATCCCTATTTGTAACatggaataatattttaatgttgtgCTCTTTCAGAGATCATACTGGCTCTGAAGACCAAGAGACAGAGTGTATATCCGAAGACACCTCTTCTTCGGAGAACATACAAACCACTCTTCAAAACTTTTGGGCTAAGGTCAATGATGATGTCAAGAGGGTTTCAGCTgtgagttgttttttttttttcaaaaagaaTTCATTGCATATGTAAGTAgagtcattttaaaataaatataaaataacagatgtttattatatgcaaaatattgtGCATGACTTTGTGATTTTAATGCATCAGTCTTATTAGTTGTAATGACAAGTATTATTGCAGTGACATTGTAACATTAACATTGTCATGAAAATGATCAATCAAAAATTCACAGTCCGCAGATTGGGACTAATCCCAGGATCTGCTATTAGCTTGGATAAACAATACGGATAAAGTCCAATTTCTGTTATCTAAAAATTTTATGACTTTAGGAGGACTTCAAAACTCAAGTTCTACCATTGGCTCggataaagaaaataatgaagCTTGATGAAGAAGTAAAGATGATATCAGCGGAAGCCCCGGTACTATTTGCGAAAGCTGCTGAGATATTTATACATGAGTTGACTCTACGGGCTTGGTCACACACTGAAGATAATAAAAGGAGGACATTGCAGGTATTAATGAagttgttacaatttttttattataataatatcatatgcTTATTACATATTACTAATTAAATGAAAAGTCTTTgctgaaattgtaatattttacatatgGCGTTGGCCAGTAACACTTTGTGTTTTAAGTATGGGTATACAATACAAGTATGGTAGGACAACCAACATACATAGTGATGACATACCATCAGGTGTACCTGATGGTATggtatcagtgggaggctcctttgcacaggatgccggctttgCTAGTGTGTGGGTAacacaatggtgcctatttctgccctgaagcagtaatgtgttagcataactgtgtttcggtctgaagggcgccatagctagtgaaattactgggcaaatgagagttaacatcttatgtctcaaggtgacaagcgcagttgtagtgccactcagaatttttggtattttcaagactcctgagcggcactgaattgtaatgggcagggtgtatcaattaccagcagctgaatgTCCCACTCATggtgtcccttattttcataaaaaaaaggtatacCTTTGGAGATATGCTTGGTTGTcctcttcttttaaaaaaaaaatatataaatacatccTTTAGTTGTGTTACATATGTGTGTGTTGTACCTTCTATGTGTATGTTTGCAAACCATGAGGTAAACCGGACCATAAAGTAGTACATCCATAGCTGTTGCGTGTTTCACTTGTATCACATATTAAGTACATAACAGGATACTTTTGCTTACAGCGCAATGACATAGCTATGGCAATATCTAGGTCAGATCAGTTTGACTTCTTGATTGACATAGTACCAAGACAAGAGGTGAAGTTTAACAAACCAAGAGAGGAAACACCCAAAGCAGTTGATCCACAGGTAAACACATTTACACAGCGACACACACAACCACATATTGTAAATCTGTTATAAGAAGTAAGTTCTACAATGTTATACTTACAACTTAATAAGCATAGATAATCCCTGTGGTATGTTTAAAAGTACCAAATAATCGTTGTCATTAAGGCTGAgacatttcaatttcaatttattgcaattgCATAAATACAGTCCTTAAATTTTGGagttaatactata from Leptidea sinapis chromosome 19, ilLepSina1.1, whole genome shotgun sequence encodes:
- the LOC126970020 gene encoding nuclear transcription factor Y subunit gamma-like — its product is MSVCFFVPADHTGSEDQETECISEDTSSSENIQTTLQNFWAKVNDDVKRVSAEDFKTQVLPLARIKKIMKLDEEVKMISAEAPVLFAKAAEIFIHELTLRAWSHTEDNKRRTLQRNDIAMAISRSDQFDFLIDIVPRQEVKFNKPREETPKAVDPQCIQQQQTVVQNSSQLVTQPAQCAQVIQQPAQTSASSTASQSPVTLLHQVVTSSGEVQNMPIMLTQAQLNMIRLQVQNNPNTPIIIQASPQNQNSQGPQIIQVSSQAPHHQQQIYIAQVPSQDET